A window of the Equus asinus isolate D_3611 breed Donkey chromosome 20, EquAss-T2T_v2, whole genome shotgun sequence genome harbors these coding sequences:
- the LOC139039715 gene encoding actin-like protein 9 produces MDANHSNPLEPQSSQEAPRPGLNPGSIPGSKNLQQDPPNMVGDKLPPKTGAVVIDMGTGTCKMGFAGQTRPIYTVATIVGCQPQKLATTGQQVLETFIGEAARMRPELTLVQPVRNGILVDWNAAELIWRHVLEHDLHVATQDHPLLFSGPPFSPSTNREKLVEVVFESLRSPAMYVASQSVLSVYAHGQVSGLVVDTGHGVTYTVPVFQGYNLPHAAQRLDLAGTHLTAFLAEMLLGSGLPLGQQDRDMVENIKHRYCYVAANLLKEQARPEQEYQQTLKLPDGRTVTLGKELFQCPELLFSPPAIPGLSPVGVPTMTTQSLLKVPLEVQADVAQNVLLCGGSSLFQGFEGRFRAELLHSLPREAHVVVKAQPSRNFSVWIGGSILASLRAFQSCWVLREEYEEQGPHIVYRKCY; encoded by the coding sequence ATGGATGCAAATCACTCCAACCCCTTGGAGCCCCAGTCTTCTCAAGAggcccccaggcctggcctgaACCCTGGCTCAATCCCAGGGAGCAAGAACCTGCAGCAGGACCCCCCCAACATGGTGGGAGACAAGTTGCCACCAAAGACTGGAGCAGTGGTCATCGACATGGGCACAGGCACCTGTAAGATGGGTTTCGCAGGGCAGACTCGGCCCATCTACACCGTGGCCACCATCGTGGGCTGCCAGCCCCAGAAGCTGGCCACCACCGGGCAGCAAGTGCTGGAGACGTTCATCGGCGAGGCCGCCCGCATGCGCCCGGAGCTGACGCTGGTGCAGCCCGTTCGGAACGGCATCTTGGTGGACTGGAACGCGGCTGAGCTCATCTGGCGCCACGTACTTGAGCACGACCTCCACGTGGCCACCCAGGACCACCCGCTGCTGTTCTCCGGCCCGCCCTTCAGCCCCAGCACCAACCGTGAGAAGCTGGTCGAGGTGGTCTTCGAGTCTCTGCGCTCCCCCGCCATGTACGTGGCTTCCCAGTCGGTGCTGTCCGTCTATGCACACGGACAGGTCAGTGGGCTGGTGGTGGACACGGGCCACGGGGTCACCTACACAGTACCCGTCTTCCAGGGGTACAACCTGCCCCACGCCGCACAGCGCCTGGACCTGGCGGGAACCCACCTGACCGCCTTCCTGGCGGAGATGCTGCTGGGCTCCGGCTTGCCGCTCGGGCAGCAGGACCGGGACATGGTGGAGAACATTAAGCATCGCTACTGCTACGTGGCTGCCAACTTGCTCAAGGAGCAGGCCCGGCCAGAGCAGGAATACCAGCAGACCCTGAAGCTGCCCGATGGGCGGACGGTAACACTGGGCAAAGAGCTGTTCCAGTGCCCGGAGCTGCTGTTCAGCCCCCCCGCGATCCCAGGGCTGTCGCCTGTGGGGGTCCCTACCATGACCACACAGAGTCTTCTCAAGGTGCCCCTGGAGGTGCAGGCGGATGTGGCCCAGAACGTGCTGCTCTGCGGGGGCTCCTCACTCTTCCAGGGGTTCGAGGGCCGCTTCCGCGCTGAGCTGTTGCACAGTCTGCCCCGTGAGGCCCACGTGGTGGTGAAGGCCCAGCCCAGCAGGAACTTCTCGGTGTGGATCGGGGGCTCCATCCTGGCCTCATTGCGTGCCTTCCAGTCCTGCTGGGTCCTGCGGGAGGAGTACGAGGAGCAGGGGCCCCACATCGTGTACCGCAAATGCTACTGA